The following nucleotide sequence is from uncultured Desulfovibrio sp..
AGAACATGGCTTTTATTTCTTCCGGGTACAATCCCGCAAAACCGATGGAAGGCCGTATCAGCGATATTGGCCCCCGCAAATATAATGAATTCTTTCCGCCGGTAATTGCCAGAAACTTTGGCAAATGGCTCTATCACGAGATTCTGGAGCCCGGCGTGCTCGTACACGTGGCCGAAAGCGGCGAAACATGCTACACGGTGCGCATTGGCGGCACCCGTACCATGTCCATCACCCACATCCGCGAGCTATGCGATATTGCCGACAAGTATTGCGGCGGCCATTTGCGCTGGACAACGCGCAGCAACATCGAATTCATGGTGGAAGACAAGGCCACCATGGAGGCTCTGCGCGACGACCTGAACAGCCGCAAGTTTGACGGCGGTTCGTTCAAGTTCCCCGTGGGCGGCACCGGCGCTGGCATCAGCAACATGGTGCACACTCAGGGCTGGCTGCACTGCCACACCCCCGCCACCGACGCCTCCGGCCCGGTCAAGGCCGTGATGGACGCCCTGTTTGAAGAATTTAAAGACATGCGGATGCCCGCCCCGGTGCGCATCGCGCTGGCCTGCTGCATCAACATGTGCGGCGCTGTGCACTGCTCGGACATCGGCCTTGTGGGTATCCACCGCAAGCCCCCCATGGTCGACCACGAATGGGCTGACCAGCTCTGCGAAATTCCTTTGGCTGTTTCTGCTTGCCCCACCGCCGCTGTGCGTCCCACCAAGGTGGAATACAACGGCAACAAGGTGAACTCCATCGCCATCAAGGAAGACCGCTGCATGTACTGCGGTAACTGCTACACCATGTGCCCCGCGCTGCCCATCTCGGACGGCGAAGGCGACGGCGTTGCCATCATGGTTGGCGGCAAGGTTTCCAACCGCATCAGCATGCCCAAGTTCTCCAAGGTCGTTGTGGGTTACATCCCCAACGAACCGCCCCGCTGGCCCACACTGACCAAGACCATCAAGCATATTGTGGACGTATACGCAGCCAACGCCAACAAGTACGAGCGTCTGGGCGACTGGGCTGAACGCATCGGCTGGGAAACCTTCTTCAAGCTGACCGGCCTTGAATTCACCCACCACCTTATCGACGACTTCCGCGATCCCGCCTACTACACCTGGCGGCAGAGCACGCAGTTCAAGTTCTAACAGCCCTGACCACCCCGCATCCCTCTGCGGGGTGGTCAGGACAATGAGGTTACCATGACGCCGGATCAACAAAAAATCGTTGATTTCATCAGCGAGAAAAATAAGACCAAATTTTACTTCAAAGATTTTCTGGATATTTTTCCTGAAAAAGGCCCTAGAGAAGTAAAAAAAATACTGACTTCAATGGTGCAATGCGAAGTGATGGAATTTTGGTCCTCAGGCAGTACAACCATGTACGGCCTCAAGGGGGCTGGAAAGCAAAGCCAGGCCGAGGGCGAGGGATAGGAAATGCCGTTCCTCCACAATACCGCACCTCGCTGAGCTGATCTGCACTGCAGGCAGATGACATGAAAGGCGAAGTTTCGGAGCACGCCATTGCCGCCGGAACTTCGCCTTTTTTTCATAGGGAACTGGGTGAATTAGTCGGCCCCGGAAAAATCCTTTGGCTCGTCAAAAAATATGGATGCCGGGCGGAGTTTATACAGATCAAACCGTTTGAGCCGGGAAATAAGGGTTGTTGGTTTTATCCCTAACAAGGCCGCAGCGCCCCGGTTGCCGTATATGAGCCAGTTTGTCCGTTCCAGCGCGGCTTTCAGATTGGCTTTTTCCATGTGCCGCATCTGCTTTTCCGTCAAAATCTTTTGCGGGCCGCCAGCAGATTCGCCGCAGGCTTTCTCCGCCTGCTCCGCTGGCCCGCAAAGGGCAAGATAGGCCAGGGCCTGCTCAGACCGCCCGGTGATGACCATTCTTTCAACAAAATTCTGCAATTCCCGGATGTTGCCCGGCCAGCTATA
It contains:
- the dsrB gene encoding dissimilatory-type sulfite reductase subunit beta, whose product is MAFISSGYNPAKPMEGRISDIGPRKYNEFFPPVIARNFGKWLYHEILEPGVLVHVAESGETCYTVRIGGTRTMSITHIRELCDIADKYCGGHLRWTTRSNIEFMVEDKATMEALRDDLNSRKFDGGSFKFPVGGTGAGISNMVHTQGWLHCHTPATDASGPVKAVMDALFEEFKDMRMPAPVRIALACCINMCGAVHCSDIGLVGIHRKPPMVDHEWADQLCEIPLAVSACPTAAVRPTKVEYNGNKVNSIAIKEDRCMYCGNCYTMCPALPISDGEGDGVAIMVGGKVSNRISMPKFSKVVVGYIPNEPPRWPTLTKTIKHIVDVYAANANKYERLGDWAERIGWETFFKLTGLEFTHHLIDDFRDPAYYTWRQSTQFKF
- a CDS encoding dissimilatory sulfite reductase D family protein; this encodes MTPDQQKIVDFISEKNKTKFYFKDFLDIFPEKGPREVKKILTSMVQCEVMEFWSSGSTTMYGLKGAGKQSQAEGEG